TTCAGACTGCGCTGATCCTCTGGGAGTCACCGCCTTTCGTTACGATCACTTTAAAATAAAACATACATTTAATGATAATTTTATAATATCATTCGTTTCATTGCGCAAAAAACGTATTTATGAAATTGATTCAATAGAAAGTAACCTTTTTTTATTTTCTCCATCCATTACACAGGAAACTCTTCCTGTGTTCTTCTTTGCGTTGTGATCTGCCTCTTCATGCTACCTTTCTTAAAAACGATATGTATTTAATAAAAGTATACTCTTTGCAAAGAGTAATTTAAATAAGGGGAAAGAATTCATGACAAAGAGCAGTAAATCGTATAAAATAGAAATAAACGAGTGAATGTTCATTCATTTTCCTGTGAAGGAGGTACTATGAGTCTACTAATGAATCAATTAACGAAAGAAATATATCAAATAACAATACCCACTCCGTTTCTAGTTGGGCCAGTAAATACGTACCTGATAAAAGGAGACGTCCTTACGCTTGTAGATACGGGACCAAAAACAGAAGAAGCATTTCACGCGATGAAGGATCAACTTAAAGAAATTAATATTGAAATTGAGGATATTGAAGTCGTCATATTAACACATCACCATCCGGATCATATCGGATTACTTGAAAAGTTTTTACCGAAAGCAAAAGTTTATGGACATAAAAACTTAGTGCCATGGTTAACGAGAGATGCTAACTTTTTAGCACGGACACATCAATTTTTTCAATCGTTTTATAAAAAGCACGGAGTTCCAAAGCAGCTCATTCAAGACATCGAAAAAGCGAATGAATATTACCGAAGTTTTTCAGCAAAAGGTGATGTCGACCATGTTTTAAATGAAGGAGAACCGATTCCAGGTCTTAGTGGTTGGACGACGATTGAAACACCGGGGCATGCACAAAGCCACATTTCATTATTACGAGAAGAAGATGGAACGTTGATCGCAGGAGATCATTTAATTTCACACATTTCTTCCAATGCAATTATTGAAGCACCATATGAAGATGGAAGCGACAGACCTAAAACATTACTTCAATATCGAGATGCATTGAAAAAATGTATAGACGTGAAAGTTTGCTATTCAGGGCACGGGAAGATCATTAATGAACCAAGAGAATTGATTGAATCGAGACTAATCGAGCAAGAAAAAAAAGCAGTATACTTTAAAGAAATGCTAGGTTATGATGCAATGACAAGCTTTGAGCTATGTAAAAAGGTCTATCATCGTTTATATGAAAAGCAACCTGGATTAACGTTATCGGAAACACTTGGACATTTAGATCTTTTAGAGGTAAATGGAGAAGTAACGACAGAAAACCGTGATGGTGTGTTCTATTATCATATATGCAAGTAATGTGGTTAGGTCCGGATGAACGAAATCGTGGAGCAACAAGGAAAATAGTAAACACGAAAAGTGCTGAGAAGATTGTGTAACCAAGTGAACATCCGACAAATCTTATGAAAAACCTTTTAAAATCATTCATTTGTGACGAATGAATGATTTTTTTGTTCTTCGACTTTTGATATATTTTTTACTATTTTGTCAACATTGGAAAAAACGATGTGAAAATTTTTGTTTGATTTAACTTTTTCTTGGTAAAATGATATTAAGAAGCTATTGAAAATGATTTTGAACGGGAGGACGAGGGAATGGAAAATGATCAGCAAGCGAAAAAGTGGGTCGTACGGGGATTAATTGCGGGAACAGTAGCAGGAGTTGCTTATGTAGCAGCAAATAAAAGTACTCGATCAAAAGTAATTAGCAGTGCTGAATGCATTAGTAATCAAACAAAACATTGGATAACCGTTCTAAATGAAAATCGTGAACCATTAGTCGAAAAGGTTAGACAGTCAAGTGAGAAGATTACAACAGTCGTTGAGAACGCTTCAGATGATGTAGAGAAAATTGTAGAATCATCTTTACATATGAAAGAGCATGCAAAAGATTTAATCAGTGCATTAGAAGAAACGAAAAATGAATTTCAATCATTCGCATCGCAAATGACACAAATCGATTCGGAACAACTCGAAAATGAAACAGCTTTATTACCAGAATCCAAAAACGAATAACTGAACCATTGTACAAAGTGCCAGGACCCGGTAAATCATTTACAGGTGCCTGGCACTTAAATTTTGTGTTTAACTAGCTTCTTTTACGGTTACATACTTGTACACGCTATTTTAAGGGGGAATTTTGTAAATGGCTTTATCGAAAGAGTTGGAAGCATTACAGCAGTTCCGATGCAGTGAAGGAAAGTGTGTATTGTCCGTCTATTTAAACACTGATCGTGCCGATCAAGACCAGCAAAAAGGTGAATGGAAGATTCGATTAAAAAATGGTTTGAAAAAGCTTGAAGAATACTTACAGGCTGCAGGAGACGATAATCAGTTAAAGAGCTATCAAAAGATGAAAGATAAAGTAGAAAAAGAAATCCACGGTAATCAGACGTTGTTACAAAAAGGAGTTGTTATTTTCGCTTCTGAAGAGCAGGATTTATGGTCAGTTCACTACTTACAAGTTCCAGTTGAAACAAGTTTTCATTGGGAAACAACGCCAATTGTTGATCAGCTTGAACAAATTCAACGTGACTATCCAAAGAGTGCGGTAATCTTACCGAATATGGATGAAGTGAAAGTGTATGACGTTGACCTAGGAGAGTTACATGAATCGCATACGTACACTTTCAACCCTGACACAGAAGAGTGGACCTTTAAAGAAGGCTTAGCTTCGGCAGACAGGACCGCTTCAGGTGCGAGTCATGTTGATGGTTTTGAACAACGGTTTCGTGAAAACTTACACCGCTTTTATAAAGGAATGGCAACTACAATTGAGAGAATGCAAAGTAAACGAAAATGGGAGAAGGTCTACCTAGTAGGAGAACCTGAAATGGTTCGCTCATTAGAATCACAGCTTCGTATAAAAGTCTCAGGAAAAGTTAATAAAAACTTAAACAATGCTAGGTCTTCTAATGTTATCGATCAAGTGTTTCAATAATATAAGAGTGCTAATATAAGAGTGCCAGGCACCTGGAAACATTTTTCAGGTGCCTGGCACTTTATTTACACGTTAATTTATAAAATTTTAGCGAAGAAGTAGATCGACGTAGAGAAAATTTTAAAGAACTAAGTATAAGTTCACCGGCTAAAAACGCGATGTCCTATCGAAACACCGGTGCTAGCACGTCCTGTGCGTCGGCTCCTGCGGTTACTCGTCGCAGCTCGAAGCTTAATCAAGAAGTAAAGCTCGTCGCAACTAACGCCTCTGTCTTCGCCCAAGGCTCGCCAATCGGCGAGTTTTCTTTATATTACGCAGCTTCATTTGCAGGATCGTTGTGGTGGTGCTGCTTTGTTTTTTCAAATAGCATTCCGGCTGCAAACATAAATAGTAGCATGGCACTAATGGAATAATATATCGCACCTTGACCAACAATTTCAATGAGCCACCCACCAATAGTTGGGCCGATCATACTTCCGGTCGCAAACAGAACGCCCGTCATCACATTTCCTGTTGGAAGGAGGTTTGCAGGTAAAAGGTCTGCTAAATAGGCAATTCCAAGAGAGAAAAGAGAGCCTAACAACATTCCTGCGAGTGTAAACAGAGTCCAAAGCATCCATTGGTTTTCTTCAACGAAACTCATAGAGAAAAAGAGAATGAGACCGAGAAAAGCAAGGGAATGTAGAACTCGACTTCTGCCAACTTTATCACTTAGTATTCCGAGTGGTAGCTGTGTTATTAAGCTGCCAAACACGAAGCTCGGTAGTAAAAAGACTGTAACGAATTGTATATCAAGTCCGAAACGCATCGCGTATACCGGGAAATTTCCGTGTAGAGAAGCTTCCATATAGCCAAAGCAAAATCCTGGAAGAAGGGCAAACCATGCTAATTTAAACACTTGCTTATAACGAGATAACGTTCCGAGTTGTGACGCTGTTTCAAAGTCGTTTGCCGGCCATTCATTTTTAAGAAAGAGCATGAAAACCCAAGCTACGATACTCGCAGCTGAAGCGATAATAAATGGTAAAAAGTCATTAACTTCAAGGAGTCTTGTCATCATAGGGCCAAGGCCGAAGCCCATCCCAAAGGCTAGTCCATATATTGCAAGCTGTCGTCCTCTTTTTTCTTTCGTACTTGTTGAACTGATCCATACTTGTGTAGAAAAGTGAATCAAGTTATCTGCAATACCAACTGCCATTCTTAATACGAACCAAAACCAAAAGGATTGCCAAAATGGAAATAACATGAGGGTGACGACTAAAATGACAAGGCCTAACGCAATAACAGGTTTATATCCATATTTGCGAACCGGTTTTTCAATAAAAGGTGCAACTAATATAATTCCGATATATAGCGCAGCTGCATTAAGCCCGTTAGCAGCTGAAGATACACCAGCTGTTTCGAGCATCACCGCAAGTACTGGAAGAAGCATTCCTTGTGAAAAACCTGCGATGAGCACCATACCAACGAGAACCCAATATCGATAATTCGGATTGTTATTTGGAGGATTTATAGTTAACTGATTTGATGTCATACCGCATCTCCAATCATTTATATAATTCAATTTCACTTTCCTTTATCTATTCTAAATTGTTTTAGTTGGAATTCAAGAAAATGTTTTTGGCGTGACGAATGAATGGAATCGAGGTTAAAATAATAATGGATAATTCAAACACGAAAAGGATGGTTGTCTCATGAAATTTCAAATGAAAGAAAATGGATTTGAAACAATAGTAGAATATGGAACATTACAAATCTCAGGAAATGAGGAATACGGTTATCGCCCTTACCAATTAATGGTTGGATCTATTGCAGTTTGTGGTGGAGGCGTGTTAAGGAAAGTATTAGAAAAACAACGTATGACTGTATCCGATATGACAATCGACGCTGATGTAGAGCGTAACCCTGATGAAGCGAATAAAATTACGAAGATTCACCTTCATTACAATATTAACGGTGAAGGGCTTAAAGAAGCAAAAGTGGAAAAAGCAGTTGAACTTGCGAGAAAAAATTGCCCGATGGCACAAACAATTATCGGGGCCGTAGAGCTTACAGAAAGCTTTTCGATCATATAATCATGTTCATAAGAAAGACTGCTAAAATAGCAGTCGTTTCTTTTTGTACTATTAGAATGAATAAAAGTATGTTCGATATAATTCAACTAAGGCTTTCGCAATAGGATTTGTCGGTAATCACCGTTTACAGATCAATCAAGGATGAAAGGATCACTATTTCTAAATGAGGTCCTTATTAAAATCAATAAAAATACGGAGCAGGTTGTGGCTTGAAAGACCCCGCACGGATGTTGAGGGTGATAAAAGATGGAACAAAAACAGTACGATTTTACAGAAGGTAGTATTCTAAAAAAAATGATCTTTTTCTCTGGCCCCATTTTTTTAGCGAACCTGTTACAAGTTTCTTATCAGCTCGTTGATTCGCTTTGGGTCGGTAATTTGTTAGGAACAAATGCTCTAGGAGCAATCGCTGTTTCTGGAACTGTCGTGTTTACGATTTTATCGTTTATCATTGGGATAAATACGGCTGCCCTTACAGTTTTGTCGCAATATAAAGGGGCTAAAGATGACCAAGGTCTGAGATCATCTCTGAATGCTTTTGTTGTCATTTTAGGTTTAATGACTTTAGCGTTAGGGATCTTTGGTTTTCTCATGTCAGGAAGTATATTACGGTGGATGGGAACACCAGAAGACATTTTACCTTTAGCAACATCCTACTTAAAAATTAACTTTATCGGTATCCTTTTTCTGTTCGGTTATAACTTTATTGCTACTGTTTTAAGAGCGTTAGGTGATAGTAAAACGCCTGTTCGTTTTGTGTTTCTTGCTGTCGTTTTAAATGCCATATTTGATCCTTTATTTATCGCGGGGTTCAATATGGGCATTGATGGAGCAGCATATGCAACAATTGTTTCTCAAGGTACTGCATTTATTTATGGACTGATTTATTCGATAAAAAAGGCAAATGTTCCGTTCTCGATGCCAACATGGCCACAGATGTTTCTATTAAAAAATATTTTTAAACTCGGTCTTCCTTCTGGCTTATCAATGATGGTTATATCAGGTGGCGTTCTTGCAATCATGACAGTCGTGACATCGTTTGGAGAGGAAGTTGTCGCAGGGTTTGGAGCAGCGCAACGACTAGACAGTTTAATTATGCTACCTGCATTAACGTTAGGTTCAGCGATTAACAGTATGGCTGGACAAAACATAGGGGCGAGGTTATGGGATCGCGTAAACGATATAGCGAAAAGCGGGATGCTTCTCATTATCCTTGTCTCGTTTTCCATTGGAGCAATTGTCTTCTTCAGTGCAGAAGCAATGATTTCATTGTTTGTACAAGATGAAGAAACGATTGCTTTTGGGAAAATGTATGTTCAGACGATCGCATTTTTTTATCCGTTTTTAGGGATTAACTTCGTTTTAAATGGTGTTGTACGTGCTGCAGGAGCAATGTTTCAAGTGTTCATTTTAAATACGATTTCTTTTTGGGTCTTACGTTATCCACTCACATACTTATTCGCTTCAATGATGGGAGAACGAGGTATTGCCATTGGAATGGCTGTAAGTTTTGTGATAAGTAGCCTCATTGCCGCAGCTTACTTTTTATTGGGTCGCTGGCGGGAGATTAAAGTGATCGAAGACGGAGAAGAACCACAAAACAACTAGAAGAAAATTTAATATCACCATCACTTATCGCGACGATCGTGTGGTTAATTATGACTAATGAATTTCATTGAATTTGTTAGTCATTTTTGTTGAAGTGAAGATAGAAACCAATGATGGATTTGATGTTACAATTTGACTATAGCGAGGTTGGTGAAGGGAAAGTACTAGGGGAGGTGGTCGTATTCTATTAATCATTATTCAAACAGTTGTAGTGATTGTGGCAATAATATTATTTATATTAGCAGCTTTCATTGACTTTACAGCTGGTGGATATATGGGGTTTCTTTTATTAGTAGTAGCTTTAATCATTAATCATAAACGATTAGGAAAATACACATATATGCTTGGACATCCTGATAGAAGACATGATGGTTATCCATCTGAAGGTAAATCAATGATGAATGAATCCTACACTTTAGACAAAAAGGAAGACGAAAAGAACCCTAAGGATAAAACTCATAACTTATAAAGTCTTTAAAACTGCAAAATTTAGCTCTAACTGTAGAATCCCTCTTCTTAAAGTGAAAATTTCTTTTGTTATTGAAATACAATAGAATCAATTTCATAATTACGTTTTTTTGCGCAATGAAACGAATGATATTATAAATAACTCATTAAATGTACGTTTTATTTGTACTATCAGAATTTATAAATTTATGGTCGATAGTATAACGGCAACTCCCGGAGGCTCAGCGACGAGTAACCGCAGGAGCAACGACGAGCAATACTTCTTCGAACTGCTTCGAGCTGCGACGAGTAACCGCAGGAGCAACGACGAGCAATACTTCTTCGAACTGCTTCGAGCTGCGACGAGTAACCGCAGGAGCAACGAGCTGAAGAACCACTTAGGCGAAGAGTTGTCGAGCCTAAGTTAGCTGAAGACAAGCCCTCGGGAAAGCGTCCGTCTGAAGTGGAGTTCACACTCACCATTCGGAATTTCGCATCATATTTTAAGTTATGAAATTGATTCAATACAGGAAGTTAATGAGACTGCCCTTATTTTTTTACCAATTACGGATATTTTTTTATTGTGAAGTAAAACTAACAGTAAATGGATGATCTTTAGTGATTTGATGAAGGAGGACGTAATGGTGAAAAAAGGTGCTTTATGTTTTCTTGCATTCTTTATGCTTGTAAATGTTATTCTCATGCCACCTGTTTTTGCAGATGATAAGGACGAAGAGAAAGAGGACCACTTACTGCCAGATTCTGCGATGGAAATCTCGAAGGAGAACACATATCCGAATCCAACACAAGACTTACCGCGTCTAAAACCAAGTGAATTGGCAGAAGAGTTATTAGACTCAACGGAAATTAATATTGAAAATCCAGAGCTTATTAAAATGTTTAATGAGTCCGCCGTAAAAGGCTCTAAGCTAGCTTTAGGAATGGATGTTTCTATTTATTTAGGGCAATGGCCGCTGGCTTATGAATCAGATGAGACGAAAATTAACTGGGATTTTGAAAAAGTGAATACAAATATGATTGATAATCGTGGTGGACAAGAACAGAAAAAAGTGTCGTATAACCAAGAGCAGCAAAAAAGAATTAAAGGTGGCTTAACGGCAGATGTGCCAAATGGTGAAACAGTCCAAAAAATGATGATGATGAAAGCGATGGAAAAAACGAATTTGCCACTAAGCTTTTCAACGGTTATAGGCTACGGAACGAAAACAGATCGAGTGTATAACGTCTCGCCGAAAACGATGGGATATTTAACAGCTTTTGCACCAGCGGTGAATGAAAAAGGAAAAGTAACATATGGTGAAGTCTTCCTCCGGATGAAGAGTGATAAAAAGTGGTTAGAAGTAAAAAATGTGACCCAACAAGGAATCGGATCTTGGATACCGATCCAAGATCACATTAATTTGAAGTTTCAAACGACAAATCAACCAAGATAAACAAATGGGAATACTATCCAGGTGCCTGCCACCTGGATAGCATTCCCATTATTTCGTAACAATAGCTTTTCGTTTTGTGAAATCAATATCTTTGTAGTAGGCGTTTTTAACAAGTAGGTTAGGACCAAGACATTCAGCTGCAGGACAATGGCAATCAATACTTTTTGCCAAACTGGACTCTTTCCAACGATTGTAGGCTTCTGGTAGCTTTGTTTCTTGAATGTTCCCTAGAGGTTTCGCATCATGAAAGTCAGTGACATTAATTGTCCCATCAAAAATATCAACATTTAACCTTGAACGACCGTCTGGGTCGTTTCGAACTGTAACATTTTTCTCGTTGTACAGTCGAGCGAGCAAAGCTTGGTCTTCTTCATTTGAATTACACGGGTAAAACGGTAATGTACCAAACAACATCCAAACGTTCGGATTACGATGATCTAGTAAACGGTGGATCCCTTCCCTAATTTCTGATAATGAAGCGATCGACAAAATGCTAGCAAAATCGCTTGGGTACATAGGATGCACTTCGTGACGCTGACATCCCATATCGATAATTTGATCATGGATTTGTTCTAAGTGTGGTAATGTGCGCTTATTGATCATCGTTTCAGCAGAAACTGTCACACCTTGTTTCGTTAAATAACGGCTATTTTCTACCATGCGATCAAAATAAGCTTTCCTTTGCTCAAATGTCGGCTTTCGGTCCATAACGGCAAAACCAATCTCTGCAAAGTCTTCGACACTGCCGTAGTTATGAGAAATGTGTAATACATCTAAATAAGGAATAATTCTTTCATATCGTTCAATAGGCATTGTTAAATTTGAATTAATTTGTGTGCGGACACCACGTTCATGGGCATACTTTAACAAAGGGACGACGTAATTTTTCACCGATTTTATTGAAAGCATCGGTTCACCACCGGTAATACTTAATGATCGTAAATGAGGAATCTCGTCTAACCTTTGCAAAAGTAACTCTAATGGCAAAGCATCTGGGTCTTTCGTTTGTAATGAATAGCCGACTGCACAGTGCTCACATCGCATGTTACACAAGTTCGTAGTCGTAAATTCAACATTGGTTAAACGTTGCTCTCCATATTCTTTTATGTCCAAGTAAGCTTCCCACGGATCGTAAGAAGGTGTAATAGGTCGTAAAGTTTTCATCAAGTAAAACGTCCTTTCAATGTATTGCACCGTTTATCATCATACATGATTTTTCCATGATTGAGAATGGCATCTTTTTGGGAATGTTTTTAAATAGAGATACTTTTTGTTCCTTGCTTTTAGGAGCATTAGTTCTATTGAAACTTGGTGGTGAGCAGCTAAATTTTTATGAATTAAATTAAAGGATTTGTACATTCTGTCTTGTCGTTTCGTTTGGTTTTGTTTACAATAGGCACAGAAATCGGTTAGCGTTGCGGAAAGGAGTAAGATCATGAACGATATACAAATGGGGAAGGAAGAAAAAATGTCCCTTCTTCATCAGCGAATGGATCATCTTGTAAATATGCTTGATTCGATTGACCCTGAAAAAGCAGGCGTTGAAGATATTGATCGTATTATTGAAAAACTTGATGAGTTAGAAAAACAATGTCAGCGATATCGCAAAGAAATCGAAGCGGAATCATAAATGACAGAGAAGGCGCTCAAAATGAGCGCCTTTTAATATTTAGAATACATCTACATGAAAAGAAGGAAAATCGCTAACAAACAATGAACAATGATGTTTAAAAAGGTAGACTTTGAGGAATGGTTTCATTGAAACTTGTCCGAAAAAAAGCTTTTTGATATTTTCCCATAATTTTTCACATTTTTATTTAGAGGCACGAAACATTGGTGCGACAATGTTTTTGTTATCTTAGAATAGTTAGTAAAATTCAGAGAACTTAACTGTGCTTAATTTTCTGTTAAAAAATTGTTATAATCCAATAGGATCAAAATTTAAGGGGGATCTTATATTATGAAAGTATTATCAAAGTCTTTAGCCTTAGGTGCTTTATCTTTAGCCCTTGTTGCATGTGGTGCTACTGAAGAAGAAACAGAACAAACTGGTGCTCCACAAGAAG
The Bacillus shivajii DNA segment above includes these coding regions:
- a CDS encoding MBL fold metallo-hydrolase, which produces MSLLMNQLTKEIYQITIPTPFLVGPVNTYLIKGDVLTLVDTGPKTEEAFHAMKDQLKEINIEIEDIEVVILTHHHPDHIGLLEKFLPKAKVYGHKNLVPWLTRDANFLARTHQFFQSFYKKHGVPKQLIQDIEKANEYYRSFSAKGDVDHVLNEGEPIPGLSGWTTIETPGHAQSHISLLREEDGTLIAGDHLISHISSNAIIEAPYEDGSDRPKTLLQYRDALKKCIDVKVCYSGHGKIINEPRELIESRLIEQEKKAVYFKEMLGYDAMTSFELCKKVYHRLYEKQPGLTLSETLGHLDLLEVNGEVTTENRDGVFYYHICK
- a CDS encoding VLRF1 family aeRF1-type release factor — encoded protein: MALSKELEALQQFRCSEGKCVLSVYLNTDRADQDQQKGEWKIRLKNGLKKLEEYLQAAGDDNQLKSYQKMKDKVEKEIHGNQTLLQKGVVIFASEEQDLWSVHYLQVPVETSFHWETTPIVDQLEQIQRDYPKSAVILPNMDEVKVYDVDLGELHESHTYTFNPDTEEWTFKEGLASADRTASGASHVDGFEQRFRENLHRFYKGMATTIERMQSKRKWEKVYLVGEPEMVRSLESQLRIKVSGKVNKNLNNARSSNVIDQVFQ
- a CDS encoding MFS transporter, translated to MTSNQLTINPPNNNPNYRYWVLVGMVLIAGFSQGMLLPVLAVMLETAGVSSAANGLNAAALYIGIILVAPFIEKPVRKYGYKPVIALGLVILVVTLMLFPFWQSFWFWFVLRMAVGIADNLIHFSTQVWISSTSTKEKRGRQLAIYGLAFGMGFGLGPMMTRLLEVNDFLPFIIASAASIVAWVFMLFLKNEWPANDFETASQLGTLSRYKQVFKLAWFALLPGFCFGYMEASLHGNFPVYAMRFGLDIQFVTVFLLPSFVFGSLITQLPLGILSDKVGRSRVLHSLAFLGLILFFSMSFVEENQWMLWTLFTLAGMLLGSLFSLGIAYLADLLPANLLPTGNVMTGVLFATGSMIGPTIGGWLIEIVGQGAIYYSISAMLLFMFAAGMLFEKTKQHHHNDPANEAA
- a CDS encoding OsmC family protein; amino-acid sequence: MKFQMKENGFETIVEYGTLQISGNEEYGYRPYQLMVGSIAVCGGGVLRKVLEKQRMTVSDMTIDADVERNPDEANKITKIHLHYNINGEGLKEAKVEKAVELARKNCPMAQTIIGAVELTESFSII
- a CDS encoding MATE family efflux transporter, encoding MEQKQYDFTEGSILKKMIFFSGPIFLANLLQVSYQLVDSLWVGNLLGTNALGAIAVSGTVVFTILSFIIGINTAALTVLSQYKGAKDDQGLRSSLNAFVVILGLMTLALGIFGFLMSGSILRWMGTPEDILPLATSYLKINFIGILFLFGYNFIATVLRALGDSKTPVRFVFLAVVLNAIFDPLFIAGFNMGIDGAAYATIVSQGTAFIYGLIYSIKKANVPFSMPTWPQMFLLKNIFKLGLPSGLSMMVISGGVLAIMTVVTSFGEEVVAGFGAAQRLDSLIMLPALTLGSAINSMAGQNIGARLWDRVNDIAKSGMLLIILVSFSIGAIVFFSAEAMISLFVQDEETIAFGKMYVQTIAFFYPFLGINFVLNGVVRAAGAMFQVFILNTISFWVLRYPLTYLFASMMGERGIAIGMAVSFVISSLIAAAYFLLGRWREIKVIEDGEEPQNN
- a CDS encoding YfkD famly protein — protein: MVKKGALCFLAFFMLVNVILMPPVFADDKDEEKEDHLLPDSAMEISKENTYPNPTQDLPRLKPSELAEELLDSTEINIENPELIKMFNESAVKGSKLALGMDVSIYLGQWPLAYESDETKINWDFEKVNTNMIDNRGGQEQKKVSYNQEQQKRIKGGLTADVPNGETVQKMMMMKAMEKTNLPLSFSTVIGYGTKTDRVYNVSPKTMGYLTAFAPAVNEKGKVTYGEVFLRMKSDKKWLEVKNVTQQGIGSWIPIQDHINLKFQTTNQPR
- the yfkAB gene encoding radical SAM/CxCxxxxC motif protein YfkAB — protein: MKTLRPITPSYDPWEAYLDIKEYGEQRLTNVEFTTTNLCNMRCEHCAVGYSLQTKDPDALPLELLLQRLDEIPHLRSLSITGGEPMLSIKSVKNYVVPLLKYAHERGVRTQINSNLTMPIERYERIIPYLDVLHISHNYGSVEDFAEIGFAVMDRKPTFEQRKAYFDRMVENSRYLTKQGVTVSAETMINKRTLPHLEQIHDQIIDMGCQRHEVHPMYPSDFASILSIASLSEIREGIHRLLDHRNPNVWMLFGTLPFYPCNSNEEDQALLARLYNEKNVTVRNDPDGRSRLNVDIFDGTINVTDFHDAKPLGNIQETKLPEAYNRWKESSLAKSIDCHCPAAECLGPNLLVKNAYYKDIDFTKRKAIVTK
- a CDS encoding SE1561 family protein; this translates as MNDIQMGKEEKMSLLHQRMDHLVNMLDSIDPEKAGVEDIDRIIEKLDELEKQCQRYRKEIEAES